A genomic stretch from Desulfotignum balticum DSM 7044 includes:
- a CDS encoding amino acid ABC transporter ATP-binding protein codes for MDPLIRVDRISKSYGSHMVLKDISLEIRQGEILAVIGPSGAGKSTFIRCLNGLEKVDKGSVTVDGQPVTSFTSVAGRMGMVFQQFNLFPHYTAIENIAAPLRTIKNMPRTRARDRAAELLESVKLADKASQYPSTLSGGQQQRLAIARALSMSPDIMLFDEPTSSLDPELAHEVFDTIQTLARSHMTLVLVTHQMNMVKNFATRVLFLENGGIFFDGTFEDLTSATDPRIRQFLKKIYP; via the coding sequence ATGGATCCCCTAATCCGTGTGGACCGCATCAGCAAATCCTATGGCAGCCATATGGTTCTCAAGGATATCAGCCTGGAAATCCGCCAGGGCGAAATCCTGGCGGTCATCGGCCCTTCCGGTGCCGGCAAAAGCACTTTTATCCGGTGCCTCAACGGCCTGGAGAAGGTGGACAAAGGATCTGTAACCGTGGACGGCCAGCCCGTCACCTCCTTCACCAGCGTGGCCGGCCGGATGGGCATGGTATTCCAGCAATTCAACCTGTTTCCACACTACACGGCCATTGAAAATATCGCGGCCCCTTTGCGGACCATCAAAAATATGCCCCGCACCCGGGCCCGTGACCGGGCCGCCGAATTGCTGGAATCGGTGAAACTGGCGGACAAGGCCAGTCAGTATCCGTCCACCCTGTCCGGGGGACAGCAGCAGCGACTGGCCATTGCCAGAGCCCTGTCCATGTCCCCGGACATCATGCTGTTTGACGAACCCACCTCCTCCCTGGACCCGGAGCTGGCCCATGAGGTGTTTGACACCATTCAGACCCTGGCCCGCAGCCACATGACCCTGGTGCTGGTCACCCACCAGATGAACATGGTGAAAAATTTCGCGACCCGGGTCCTGTTTCTTGAAAACGGCGGTATCTTTTTTGACGGCACATTCGAGGATCTGACCAGTGCCACGGACCCGCGCATCAGACAATTTCTAAAAAAAATTTACCCAT